One stretch of Arachis hypogaea cultivar Tifrunner chromosome 20, arahy.Tifrunner.gnm2.J5K5, whole genome shotgun sequence DNA includes these proteins:
- the LOC112783832 gene encoding U11/U12 small nuclear ribonucleoprotein 59 kDa protein-like, with translation MNPFHFQSVPPPHPLGPPQFPMLPPDPPNSSLFWQNRNVCEHLRELQDILNLAKAMQKELEMLMMIKDGKVSLEDVKHGSNEPYLPGFLECLQDRRVNIESQESLAVEAANYLMSKLRSQLEPFRYVANEVSPWEEKSAAAKFANKVYKSKRNKRWRKKKRKRIAEMLAKEREEFHCIDREADEWRAREISKDVANCKVEKMKEIAKIKAKEEKRKLEAELEMLLVRRSFKNYAP, from the exons ATGAATCCATTTCATTTTCAGTCTGTACCACCACCTCATCCTCTTGGACCTCCTCAGTTTCCAATGTTACCTCCTGATCCACCAAATTCAAGTTTATTTTGGCAAAACCGAAATGTTTGTGAACACCTCAGAGAATTGCAGGACATTCTTAATCTTGCAAAGgcaat GCAAAAGGAGCTAGAGAtgttgatgatgatcaaagatggtAAAGTGTCTTTAGAAGATGTGAAACATGGATCTAATGAACCTTACCTCCCTGGTTTTCTAGAATGTTTGCAAGACAGAAGGGTTAATATAGAATCCCAAGAATCGTTGGCAGTTGAAGCAGCTAATTATTTGATGTCAAAGCTAAGATCTCAGCTGGAGCCATTCAGATATGTTGCGAATGAAGTAAGTCCATGGGAGGAGAAATCTGCGGCTGCAAAGTTTGCGAATAAAGTGTACAAGTCCAAAAGAAATAAGCGCTGgcggaagaagaaaaggaagcgtATTGCAGAAATGCTGGCAAAG gagCGGGAGGAATTTCATTGCATTGACCGAGAAGCTGATGAATGGAGAGCAAGGGAGATTTCAAAGGATGTTGCAAACTGCAAG GTGGAAAAGATGAAGGAAATTGCTAAGATTAAAgccaaagaagagaagaggaaattAGAGGCTGAG CTTGAAATGCTCTTGGTTAGGAGAAGCTTCAAGAATTACGCTCCATAA